Genomic DNA from Osmia lignaria lignaria isolate PbOS001 chromosome 6, iyOsmLign1, whole genome shotgun sequence:
ATCGAACAAGAGaactatttatataaaaaaatatagttaAGTTATATAATGAAAGATATTTTAATAAGTTTTGTatatctttattaaaaaaaaaaattgaagtataTTATTTTAGGATACTTTAGTGTTCAATTTTTACCAATATTTCTAATCTAGTGTGGCATGAAAAAGAGAAGGGAGAGACTGCTCTGTTAAATAATGTCTAACTGCTTGATCTAAAATAGTTTTTATATCCTGACATCCATATAACACACGATCTTTTAAAGATTCAAAATGTGATAAATGCAACCTTTGTCCTGCTCCTTGTGCTACTACTATTAAGCCATCCCTTGATACACCATCACTATGGGGTAAAGCAATAACAGATAATGTAACACCAGGAGCACATTCTTCTATATAATTTGCATCTAATACTCCTGTTCCTAATGAActatcttcattttctaaagATGAAGAATTAGTTAATGTTACAGTACAACCTATAGCATAATtctgtaaaaaaagaaacaacaaatttaattctaaaaatattctttgaatgaaaatgattaaaaatttacTTTAGATTACCATATTTTACCTTAATAGGAATTCCAGCATCAATCAAAGCAAGTGTAGCTGCATTTATAGATGCACAGTATTCACTTCCATCAACTTGTAATACTTCTACATAAATATCTATTTGTGAACGTGGATATAATTCTAAATGTATTATTGCTTCCATGGCATGTTTTAATTGAAGTGATTTTTCTTGGGATTTTCTATCACCACGTGGTTTTCGTTTACGTTCTCCAGAAGATAAACTGAATACTGCCATACTATATTGACAATTTACTATGCCTTTAGTAACTTTTCCGGTATTCCTTCCTGTAGAACCTCGtggctatatatatatatcagaatttataattataaactttatttcccatatattattaaaaatataatagataataaatCATTAACCTGATGCGGTCCATATactgtaaccaaaattttggTGTTACCCTGTTCGATATAAGCACTTCCATCAGCTTGACCAAAAACTCCCATTTTTACACGAATTTGTCTTAATTCTAATGCTCGTCTACCATCTGGACGTAATCCATTTTGATCTTCAATATTTTCTGTTTCGatcatttttctttacaaatttcatgtgtttataaatacagtCTTATACCATTGACTACAAatagtagaagactggacattaGACATGCATTTGTTCTCAGAGGATCGTGACCATCGTGACTGTGCCACTGATTTATATAGATGTGGCGCTCTTTAGATACCGACCTGATTTCCtagggtgtctaggaccccgtaAGCACGTGTCGTCGAAatcaaaggcatgtccagtcttatAAAGTTGAACCAATCACACTTCGCATTTAAATCAAAAAGGCGCAATTACATTTCGTCACTTTGTTTTGCAAactaatttatataaaagataCTTTGTAAAAAAGATAGTTGTAGTTGTAAATAGTTGTAAAAAAAGCATTTCTtaagaattaaatataaatatataactgTAAATTTACTGTTTTATTGCGTACTCTTTTACTACAAAAATTTTTATGCTGCAAGTCccaattttttcaataaatcctGTTTGTTTCCGAAGTACTCTTTATACCACATTATATGATCTATCTTCTCGTTAACTGTCATATATGGATTTTTTGAAAGCCCTATGCACACTAATTCCATATAATGTCGTATTGGTCCTTTAGTAGGACACCATTCAGCTAGATGTTGTTCCAAAAATACGTGTTTTGAGAAATGCACGTCGTTCTCTCCTTCCAGGCCTATGttacaaaaaaaatgtataataataagtgtatgttaaaatttttacataaatataatttccATATAGTACCTTGCTCGTTGTCAATAGGAAAGTGCCACAATTTTCCTTCCTCAGTCCATCTTATCATTTCTTCAAATGCATTCTTTGGAAACTGTTTCATTACACGCTGCAATTCAAATTCTTCACACTTATTCCACGTTTCAAGGTCGGCAACGGCAGTGGTTTCAGTAAATTGATTCACAAAAATATCCTCAAACAGTTCTTGGCTCTTTTCTTCCTCTATATGTTTTGAGCTTGTTTGCTGCTTTTGTAATGTTCTATTTACAAATGGTTCTTTTTCCAATTCAGGTTTTCGTTTAAACTGATTCTTAGTACTCTCTATTTGCTGTTGCTGATTTCGTAATGTTCTAATTACAGATGGTTCTTCTTCCAATTTAGGTTTTCGTCTAAGCTGATTCTCAGTACTCTCTATTTGCTGTTGCTGATTTCGTAATGTTCTAATTACAGATGGTTCTTCTTCCAATTCAGGTTTTCGTCTAAGCTGATTCTCAGTACTCTCTATTTGGTGTTGCTGATTTCGTAATGTTCTAATTACAGATGGTCCTTCTTCTAATTTAGGTTTTCGTCTAAGCTGATTCTCAGTACTCTCTATTTGCTGTTGCTGATTTCGTAATGTTCTAATTACAGATGGTTCTTCTTCCACTTCAGGTTTTCGTCTAAGCTGATTCTCAGCACTCTCTATTTGCTGCTGCTGATTTCGTAATGTTCTAATTACAGATGGTTCTTCTTCCAATTCAGGTTTTCGTCTAAGCTGATTCTCAGCACTCTCTATTTGCTGCTGCTGATTTCGTAATGTTCTAATTACAGATGGTTCTTCTTCCAATTCAGGTTTTTGTCTAAGCTGATTCTCAGTACTCTCTATTTGCTGTTGCTGATTTCGTAATGTTCTAATTACAGATGGTTCTTCTTCCAATTCAGGTTTTCGTCTAAGCTGATTCTCAGTATTCTCTATTTGCTGTTGCAAATTTCGTAATGTTCTAATTATAGATGGTTCTTCTTCCAATTCAGGTTTTCGTCTAAGATGATTCTCAGTACTCTCTATTTGCTGTTGCTGATTTCGTAATGTTCTAATTACAGATGGTTCTTCTTCCAATTCAGGTTTTTGTCTAAGCTGATTCTCAGTACTCTCTATTCGCTGTTGCAGATTTCGTAATGTTCTAATTACACATGGTTCTTCTTCCAATTCAGGTTTTTGTCTAAGCTGATTTTTAGTACTCTTTATTTCCTTCTTCTGATTTAGTAATGTTCTAATTACAGATGATTCACTTTGTCTCTGTTTACTTGTTCTATTTGTAG
This window encodes:
- the Ski6 gene encoding exosome complex component Ski6 — its product is MIETENIEDQNGLRPDGRRALELRQIRVKMGVFGQADGSAYIEQGNTKILVTVYGPHQPRGSTGRNTGKVTKGIVNCQYSMAVFSLSSGERKRKPRGDRKSQEKSLQLKHAMEAIIHLELYPRSQIDIYVEVLQVDGSEYCASINAATLALIDAGIPIKNYAIGCTVTLTNSSSLENEDSSLGTGVLDANYIEECAPGVTLSVIALPHSDGVSRDGLIVVAQGAGQRLHLSHFESLKDRVLYGCQDIKTILDQAVRHYLTEQSLPSLFHATLD
- the mRpS31 gene encoding mitochondrial ribosomal protein S31 produces the protein MLTMHLFPRNIKTPIALPFQWLNITFNVVKSNSSSSSSSSDSSSDSDTDTESSKRNKVINNKLTDYLYAADIKKKQKQLEDELNRAAKSLLSTDAEEDKERIVSNILNTISYIEQYYQLNKSDKSTNRTSKQRQSESSVIRTLLNQKKEIKSTKNQLRQKPELEEEPCVIRTLRNLQQRIESTENQLRQKPELEEEPSVIRTLRNQQQQIESTENHLRRKPELEEEPSIIRTLRNLQQQIENTENQLRRKPELEEEPSVIRTLRNQQQQIESTENQLRQKPELEEEPSVIRTLRNQQQQIESAENQLRRKPELEEEPSVIRTLRNQQQQIESAENQLRRKPEVEEEPSVIRTLRNQQQQIESTENQLRRKPKLEEGPSVIRTLRNQQHQIESTENQLRRKPELEEEPSVIRTLRNQQQQIESTENQLRRKPKLEEEPSVIRTLRNQQQQIESTKNQFKRKPELEKEPFVNRTLQKQQTSSKHIEEEKSQELFEDIFVNQFTETTAVADLETWNKCEEFELQRVMKQFPKNAFEEMIRWTEEGKLWHFPIDNEQGLEGENDVHFSKHVFLEQHLAEWCPTKGPIRHYMELVCIGLSKNPYMTVNEKIDHIMWYKEYFGNKQDLLKKLGLAA